A segment of the Methylomonas paludis genome:
GATGGGGTTGAATGGTTTGCAGGATGACTACTTCGCCTTGACGTGGTGCTATATCATCCGGATTAAACTCCGCCATATATTTAATTATTGTTTTAATTGTTACCGATCAAGACTAAACGTCAAGACATCCAAAACCCAGGAGCGAATGTCATGCGGATACCCCAGCTGAGCTTAATATTATACAAGCTAAATTGTAACTGTTCACCATAATCTCAATCAGGTTTTTTGACAAGTTTTTTGACCGTACAAACTGTTAGTGGCTGATGCCTATGTGCCGAGCCATCTTAAATGGGTAAACATATTTTCTCGAGCTTAGCCATGACACCTATTCAGAGTACTTCAATTTTTGCAGACATTCCCACCAATTTGGTGGATGAACTATGCCAGACTATCGGGACGCAACCACATTTGCGTATTGAACGGATAGTATCGCAGGGACACGCCAGTCCGGCGGGGTTCTGGTACGATCAGCCTCAGGATGAATGGGTTCTGGTGGTGCAAGGCCAAGCACGATTGGCATTTGCGGATGAAGCTGATATTGAACTGAACGAGGGGGATTATATGTTAATTCCGGCGTATTGCCGGCATCGGGTGGCGTGGACTACTCCAGAACAGACCACCATATGGCTGGCATTGCATATTGTTGAGACCTAGTAATTATTCGCGAATAATCGTACGCTTCTTGACGGATTAAATTTTACGCCGGGTCAAGGGATGCAGGTCGAAGGTTTTTCTGACATGTTGCCATTGCTTGACTACGTTTTCAATACCATGACTGTCGGCGGCCTTGAGCTGGCTATAACATTCATTGCTATGCACAAAAGCTGCCAGGAAGGGTGCCATAGCCTGTTGCTGGGTGGTATATAGCGCCAAAGCCTGACGCTTGACTGCAATTTGCGCCGGGCTCAGATAGACACAACTACGGGTGTGATTACGTAACGGTAAATCATCAGGCAGATAGAGCGGCTGGTCACTAAAATCAAATGCCGTATCAGCGCTGGAACCGGGCGGCCAGCCGTTTTGCCAATGAATCACATAGGCCAGTAATTTGGGCTGAGCAGAATGGCCGGCGTAGGTTTCCAGCCAATCGTGCACAGCCAGCAAGGCAAACATGCCAAGTCCGGCATGATCGGAATCGTTTTCCATGACATCCGGAAACACGATTATAGTGGGTCGGGTTTCACTGAAGATGGCCAGCAGTTCACGGCGCAGATCTTCGCCATCCTGAGCCATCCCTCTATCTTCGGCCTCCTGATAGGGAACATGGTTGCGACCGGTAAAATCAGAGCGATCAGGGTTGCTACGCTGCCAATGTTTAACCAGCATGGTATAGATGGAACCATCGGAAAAGCCGAGTAAATCCAGGTGAATAAACCCTTTGCCAAGGAGTTGGGCCGCATCCCGGGATTCTTGTAATCGTTTTTCGCCATATTGCAGAAAATCAGCCGGGCTGAGCCGGCTTTTATGCAGATAACGCTGAATAGCTTCAACATAGGCGTCACCAGCGGTGACTACTACACTTCTGACACTCCCGCCCTGGGCCTGGACGATTTGCTGCAGGCCGGCAGCACTAAGGGTTTCGTCATCGGGATGCGGGGCGAGTATCAGCAGGCGCTCACCGCGGCTTATTGTCAAAGTTTGCGGCACTTGCTGGGCCGAGACGCTGGTGGTGTAAAGCGTTAAACTTAGCCAGACTGCCCATAATAGTGGCTTACGAAACAGACATAGGACTCGGGTCATAAAGATGGCGCAATGTGCGGCTTGGACTTAAAGTTATAAGGGGGGACGGTTTTTTTTGCGTATACCGGCGCTGGCTTTAATCAAATAGTGGGGTCTAGCTTTGACTTCTTCGTAAATTTTAGCAATGTATTCGCCGATAATGCCCAAACTGATCATGATGAAGCTGCCTATCATTAACAGGCTGATGATGGTGGTGGCAAAGCCGGAGACGGCTTTGCCGTTACTCAGGGAAATCACAGCATCGG
Coding sequences within it:
- a CDS encoding PIG-L deacetylase family protein — its product is MTRVLCLFRKPLLWAVWLSLTLYTTSVSAQQVPQTLTISRGERLLILAPHPDDETLSAAGLQQIVQAQGGSVRSVVVTAGDAYVEAIQRYLHKSRLSPADFLQYGEKRLQESRDAAQLLGKGFIHLDLLGFSDGSIYTMLVKHWQRSNPDRSDFTGRNHVPYQEAEDRGMAQDGEDLRRELLAIFSETRPTIIVFPDVMENDSDHAGLGMFALLAVHDWLETYAGHSAQPKLLAYVIHWQNGWPPGSSADTAFDFSDQPLYLPDDLPLRNHTRSCVYLSPAQIAVKRQALALYTTQQQAMAPFLAAFVHSNECYSQLKAADSHGIENVVKQWQHVRKTFDLHPLTRRKI
- a CDS encoding cupin domain-containing protein; amino-acid sequence: MTPIQSTSIFADIPTNLVDELCQTIGTQPHLRIERIVSQGHASPAGFWYDQPQDEWVLVVQGQARLAFADEADIELNEGDYMLIPAYCRHRVAWTTPEQTTIWLALHIVET